The sequence below is a genomic window from Gossypium hirsutum isolate 1008001.06 chromosome A11, Gossypium_hirsutum_v2.1, whole genome shotgun sequence.
tcggtcactcgtataattgactcctccattagaaacccgtttttggcaaccaatctctaatcaacaccttcctaacaagatgccttcgatgcatgatgaaaaataaaaatacagacaaacgaccttggttagcgcaacacatataaacagagaaaaactgtggaaaatctaacaaattaagctacttggttcagtggactcgattcccttgcttagaaagcacaaatgtaaaagaaatagaaggtaagatgtgcttttcccgtgtacttatttcggtgactactaaacgagcggaggttcggcatggctctagttaggtggctcgtatggttcattatatgcggttttggttctagataggtactcgaattgcccgtactatcatctgctaagattaacacggagcctcggtcatagcctatcacaggctcacgagttcaattcgagggattacatttacttatgcctatgcggagggacaagttaactcacgaaagcataagtcatatgtaacccgaaagtattcactagcctgtacggagggacgagttaactcacgaaggcgtagcgtttactttcacttaaacggacggagcccgggtagagagctcatgttatgcgaaaatgcaagtgcacggtgtgtggggaacagctcataaacctttacgttttacttaaagaaactaaaccaaaattaaaaccataaaaattgaaaactgaaaaacaaccaaataagcaagttagaagaaatatttacagcacgatacaaatgcatgaattttgaaaacgagattttcggatcacgaccaaatatttactttgaacaaggaaatttgaaaattttgacaaaacgtgtttaattccagacacgactctcaacaaggctgtccccagcggagtcgccagctgtagcgacgtaaaaattttagcttagcttagtcgctaattgtggcgatttattgaaaaaagtttgaaatttgacgtttgatttttgaaataaacagggagtcgccaccgatcctttttcctaggtgtgatcggacacctattagatctcttattaaaacaaataaaaggctaagtttaggtctacgttaaaatccagagaaaatttagggttcgggagtcgattacgcgcgaggaaggtattagcaccctcgcgacgcccaaaattggtatcttattaaacacatgttgtcttgattttcaaaaatacgaattcaatttgacatttaagtgtgatccgattgaaggaaatgagaagttgcaagtttttttgttttttagaaggacgtcccgtttttaacacgagccgattaatttcacccaacatagcgatgaaatcaatgacttaatgttaaaattggtacattgccttattcttaaaattaaaatgtaaaaagtttttaaaatgatagtaaaaaaatccaagaatattattgtcaaaaaaatgcgaataatgatgtgaataataaaatatataaaatataaaatattaaaatatcaaaatatcaaaatattagaataataataattaatattgacaaataaaaataaaatagaaataaaaaatgtacataatatatatattagaaataataatgatgtttaaaaatcaatactattaataatactacatcaatatgtacatatataaaaaaaatacgtgataatattaaaaatatgtacataatctagtgttaaaaatacatacataatatagttaagatatatacataagataacatgtaaaaaaaatatatataaataatataatattaaagatatatacataaaatagtataaaatatatatatacgtaatatagaatttaaaatatacctaatatattaaaagaatatatataatataatattaagaaatataataataacaaaaaaggagagagagggagagggtggatgattttcggccacaaggtcggccatcgtccggtcaccggaccgccgccagcgccaccgtacacggcaaccggacctcaaaaaaactttttcgataaaaatgggtaagcttcctccttttatttttttttactttcgtataaaagaaacaaaataagattgaaaggaaaacaataagtaaacaaagaacttaaaatgagaatagacaaagaaacctcttttgctttgatctttgattaatcttcaaaaaaactagcttctccaaaaactagccttcacaataactcttctccttaattactttaaaaagaaacctctccaaaaatcctttacaataactttctctccaaaaaaaaaaaatcccccctcccatatacaaaatatgagaaggcttatatagccatttacaaaatatttttttattgtttatgtcttcatttgtaggtacaagtggtggtggagaaggtgtggctagtggagttggtggtggaaaaagagtggctagtggagttggtggtggaaaaggtgtggctagtggagttggtggtggaaaaggagtggctagttgagaaaagtttaagttgtgggctaggtttttttatttttgatttgggtttagggtttgggtcattagggttttgatgtaaatttggctttgggtagttaagattttgggttttgggtttaattttagtgggttaggtaaggctaaattgggttttgatgtaaatgggctaaaattggcctacaacaatcattattttttttgttattttttttcttgttttaggTGGTGGAAATGTTTAGATGTTGCAACTAATTTTCCTTTTATACGGGATAGATTGGTGGAGTGTTATTTTTGGATATTGGGAGTATACTTTGAACCCCATTGTGCCATTGCTAGAACTTTCATGATCAAAGTAATATCGCTCACATCAATTTTGGATGATATTTATGATGCATATGGCACATATGAAGAACTTGAAATCTTTACGGAAGCAATTTAGAGGCCACTTGAAACATTTATTTTCACCTTCTCTTCAAAATCATCAGaagttaatgtttttttttattgaattaagatAGAAATAACCATTTGAATTGGTGACATATTGTAGGTGGGATATCAATTGCATAGATCAACTTCCAGACTACAAGAAAGTGTAGTATAGTGAAGTCGTAAATGTTTATAAAGAAATGGAAGATTTAATGTCTAAAGTGTAGTATAGTGTCCAATTCGCGATAAAAGCGGTATATATgacctaatttgttttattttctagGAAACTACTTAATTTGCAATCTTAATAAACTAAATTAGCTGGTTTTTTGTTAACAAAAGCAACAAAGTCAAGTCTACCATGCTGAGGCCAAATGGCTCCATGAAAATTACATACCAACAATGGAGGAGTATATGCCAATAGCATTAGTTTCTTATCGTTATCCACTACTTACAATTGCATCTCGTGTTGGCATGGATGACAGCATAACAAAAGAAACATTTATTTGGGCATTCAGTGACCCCAAAATTTGTAGAGCTTCAAATACTATTTGTAGGTTGATGAGTGATATCGTTAGCCacaatatatacaatttatttacttattgtTTATCGCCATAACCCATAAAACATCAATGGATGAGTAGCTCTACATTAgctgaaattaaattatgttttattgtAGTTTGAGCAAGAGAGAGGACATGTTTCATCGGCTGTGGAGTGCTACATGAAACAACATGTGTCAATGCAAGAGGCATACAATGAGTTCTACAAGCAAATCAACAATGCTTGGAAGGATATTAATGAAGAGTGCTTGAAACCAACAGCAGCAACACCAAGGTCGGCTCTTAATCGAATTCTAAATCTTGCAAGGGTTATGGATCTCTTTCACAAGGGTGAAGATGCTTACACGCATGTTAGTGATGCAGCAAAAACTAGTATTAATTCCCTGTTGATTGATTCAAGAATTCAAAGTTCAAATGAAGTCGAGCTCACTTTTGAGAAGTACATCCTCAAATATCAGCATTTGCATGGAATTTATTGTTTTATCCTCGAGTTGTCAGctcatttgtaaaataaataaacatggtTCTGCTTGCCAACCTTTCCTGAGTTGAATGCTTTAAGTAGCTCGggttgtttaagtgtttattgtGCATTATCTCTTTTTTATTAACAAAGCTTTATGCTTTTAAAAGGAATGATGTAATTATCAACGTGGatggaacattttcaaaatatatagtgTTTCAATAGTTGTAAATAAAAACCAAAAGTTATGTACTATTTATAGTTATTAGCTATGtctcttaaattcaaaagttATATTACTTGACTATTAATAAATAGTCATAATGATTTAAGTAGATAtgtattgaataattatgtttattgctaAATATATGCCTATCCATTTGGATAATTATGTCTCTATGAACAGACATGAAACCTCCTATAAATAGGTGTGAAATTTCATTTGTATGAtatacaaaaaaacataaaaataaagttttttttctattttcctaCCATCTTTTATATTCCTAGATTGTTTTATAAAGAATTACTGCATAAGTTCTTTTTAGAAATTGATATCCTTGCTATGCTCCTCTCATTGCTCAGTAGATTGTTTTTGTTAATGCAAGACGTTAAACAATCATTGGACTTCATTGTTTCCTTAAGGTTCATTTGCTAATAACTTTTTTGCACACCATAATATAGGTGAGGgcgaatagaaccttaaagaaaCTGGCATTGGCACACGCCTTAAAGCCTTTATTAATTTCCAATAAGTTCATTTTTATCCGCACACAACAACACTTATATAGCTTTATTTTGAATTGATCTTTGTTTTTCATAATAGATTAAAATACATGTTCACTATGTACTTAGAAATTATATTAAGGTAAACTACTTGTTAGTCACTCTATATAGAGTTTGTTCCTATTTTGATTACctcaattttgtttttgttaagtTGGTCACCCAAAaaagaaattgatcaaattgatcACTCCATCattaaaggataatataattCTAACTACGCATTTCTATGTTAGTCACTCTAAGTTTAGGGTAAACTATCTGTTAGTCGCTTTAAATAGGAgttgtttctattttggtcactttaaAACAGTATGTGAAAATATATTGCCTTTTTGTTACCATTTAACGATAAAGTAACCAAATTGATCAATTTGTTTTTTGGagtgaccaaattaacaaaaaattgaGATGATCAAAATAGGAACGATCATTATTTAGAGTGACTAATGGGGTAGTTTACCcttattttaaacttttcaacACATTATTTAGGGTAAAGTACAATAATAGTCATTTAATGATACAACTTcaaaaattatgtatatatttttgggGTTTCTTTCATGCCTAAATTGGAatggaattaatttttttttaaaaagttgaagggaaatttcagaaaataaaaggtttattCAAGAAAGATGTTGAGAAAATAGAGAGGTAATGTTTCCCACGACATATGATGAAAAAGGCAAGAAATATATGTaatgttttaatgatttttcttttcAGAAGAAGCATCTTCATAGGAGGGTAAAGTTTTTCTTTTTGAACGACTAAATTGATGATTTAGTACATTTATTATCTATGCTTTGAACTTTGTAATAGTTTACCCCTTATTAATGAAGTGCACTGTTTAATCCTAAAAAAGTATTTATTTTcttagtaattttatttaatgcaATTTAGTCTGTAAATCTATTTTTACTCTGAATTGTTTACCAGAAAattccaattatatatatataaaataatgaaaagaaagaagaaacttatgaaaaattatcaatacaaaaagATAATACActagaaaagataaaaaaaaatcaatacaaagAGATAGTAAACttgaaagataaatgagagatttttttattttattctttctaagtATCTTTACAAGCTTTGTACATGCCTTTATTTATAAACTTTCTAATATAATACAACCCCTTAAGTTACAAAGAATAAATAGAGGTTTTTTTTAACACAAACTGATACTTTTATCAATGGAAAAAGTAATTATTTCGGTTACAGGCCTTAATAAAATAAACCTACAACTGTCTTTCATCTACTGGGCACCAAAACGGTGCTTtgaaacaaaacaataaaattaaagaaaaataaactgTGCAATGAGAAAGTGAAATGAATCGACTAAGGGttggtttggatgggcgattgagtgcggtgcggtgcgtttagtttactttttgtttcacgctacagtatcgctacagtatctaatctcaccgccacctctgtttttacactaacgtcaggtaaacgcaccgcccatccaaactcaccctaaaactaaaagaaaacttAGGCCTGGAAACTTTTCTTCTCTGGCATTTAGACCTAAATCTATTATGTATCAACCACTCAAGAGATCGATTATCACCCAAAATCAAATCTTTTAAGCCCCAGTCTTAATCAAGATCACAAGTTCATCAGACCGACAAAATGTTGCAAAGTCTGGACTCTACTTTTCCATCTATCTTCCATCATTACCGCTTCTCCTATAGCGATTCACCAGTCCTTCCACCTCGTTCGGGACCTCCTCTATCTTGTATTGGGGGTTTTCATATCTACGCCCTTTTATCGCCGTCCTGTGAGCCGCTTTGTTGGCTTCCCTTGGTACGTATTTAAAACTCAGTCTTCTAAAATTGGGGATTCTCCGCTTGATTTCTTTAATCAGACTGCTAATGCTAGGTTTATCTTCTTCTGTAGAGTTTAGTTTGCATATTATGGTTAACGCATCTCCTTCAACACAAATATCCTGGAAACCCATTTCCTCTACTGTAGTAATAGCCTGTAGACATGCCCTTGCCTCGGCCATAACTGGATCTGAGATATTCTCCCATGGAAAGGTACATGCTGCCATCACCAAACCTTCCTTATTTCATGCTATAATTCCTGAAAAAGATCTTCTCGTGTGTTGATTAAATGAAgcctcaaaattaatttttatagtaTCATTATCCAGTGGTTTCCATTTAGAACTGTTAGCTTCATGTGCATTCTTCAATATCTCCCCCATAAAAGCTATTTCTGTACAATAAGCATTGATAAACGCCTCTACTTCATATACTTGTTCTCTTACTCCTTCATGATGTAACTTGTTACGATTGTACCAAATAGCCCAATAGAAGATAGTTTTGATTTTGCATGCTTCTATACTTTGATTGTTGAACTTTATTGTTAACCATTTTTTCCAATTGGACTCTCTATTGCATGTTGAATTTCCCACTTCCAACCCCCGCAATACCTGATATGCAAAAGTGCAATCCCTAAAAAGGTGGCTCACCGTTTTCTCATCTGCTTGACAAACCGGGCAAAGCGTATTTACAACTAGTTTACAGGCTCTTAAATTATGCAAAGTGGGTATGAATTCATTAGCAATCTTCCACATATGTATTCGGATTTTGCTTGGCACCTTAAGATCCCATAACTTTGTAAAGAAAGTAGGTCGAATTTCATTATATAATCTAGGCCCCCTTACTGTAATTAGTCATTTGTAGCCACTTTTAACTGTATATACCCCTGTATTGTCGCCTTTCCATATTAACACATCCTGTGGTTTACTGTACGCCAATGGGATTAAGAAAATACTTTCTAGCTACTCCTCTTTGAATAACGATTGAATAGTGTCTTGCTTCCAGGTAGTAGTTTCCCTGTCGATTAAATCTGATACTTTAGTATATCTAATATCGACATTCTGACATTATACCTTGCCATTTCCAAGCCCCAACAGCCATACATCATTCCTTATGTTTATTGCATTACTGTTCCTGATTCGCCATCCAATCCCCTCCTCAATAAGTTGTCTAGCTCCCCTTATACTTCGCCAGGTATACGAAGGGCAAGAACCTAACCCTGCACTCATGAACTCCCcttttggaaaatattttgctttcatgACGCGCACAAACAAACAATTAGGCTGTGTAATAATTTGCCATCCCTACTTCGCTAACAGAGCCAAATTAAACTTTGATAGTTCTTTAAAACCCAACCCTCCCTTCGCTTTGGGGATACACATATCACTCCACTTGCACCAATGTATGCCTTTATTTGTTTTAGAGTTATGCCACCAGAATTTACACATTATGTTCTCGAGTTCTCAACAAAACGAAATTGGTAACTTAAAACATTGCATCACATAGATCGGTATCGGTTgtagaatgaattttaaaaatacctcaTTACCCTCAGCCGATAAGAAGCGCACACTCCAGTTATTCATCGATTTAACAAAGCGTTCTTTGATATAAAAAAGGCATGTTTTTTTCAATGTCCTACCATAGTTGGCAATCCTAAATATCTTTCTGAATTATTAGATATCCTTACCCCAAAATTCCTCCCACCTATTCCTGCATTTCTAAATCaacattgtaatagcccaaatttgcccggacccgtgaaatagaataaaacaaaaattaataaaataaagtctGTAATGCCTAGTTTACAAAACGGGCCTAAAGGCCTGATGACCCAGGACACAATGAGCCTAAACTACCCACTAGCCCAGTACACCCTTAACCCAAAAATAACTGGGCCCAAGAGGCCCAAACCGTAAACTAAGGACAGAAgacctagggtttcagaaaccctaggcgccgcaagCACTCCAACCGATACACCTTTTTGTCTCGCGTCGTTCCAGTGACTTTCCATCAATGTCTCCACCGGTACCGTGACTCCAGCCTTGTATCACGCCGCAATCGGTGCACAAATCAACGCCAGCACTTATCACCGTGAGATCCTTGCTGATATCTGTAAAGGAAGGAAAGAACCACAGCAGCAAAAGAAGCAAACttggaaagaaatcaaaggattCTTTCCCCAAAAATTAACAGAGGGTTATAAAAACCCCTTCTTTTCTAATTTGTAAGGGGGGATTTTTTGAGGAATATACAAACAATTAATACACACATACACAAAGAAATACCAATCAGATTATCAAGAAATAGAGGTAAttcactttatttttttcttttctttttttcgttATGAAATCGCCATAATACACATAAATATCACTAAAAGATAAAGCAAAGAGAGGCTTACCGTCGGATTCGCGCTAAAAATTGAAGCTTTTCAACTTCCGGCCACCATATCCGGCGGGGCCAACGACGGCGCGTGAGCGCGTAAGCCCGGTGACCGAGACTTGGCCTAACGGAGGCCGGAGCTCGGAGGGCCCTTCTCTTTCCCTCTTTCAGaggatttttaagttttttttaaaaaaaaactagttgcAAAATGATTTTAGGGCCAAAATCTAACCTATATAGTATTacaaaaacggcgtcgttttactTAGTTTAATAAGTATTAAAGCTGCACCATTCAAATAAaagatccgcgcgttgacccatGACCcggggggatccgcgtgtttttgggaAATGGGCAAATTGCCCAATTGGCCCttccatatttttaatatttataatttcattttatttttattataattttaccctGACTTTTTATTcctgttttaatttagtcctagcTGCTATAATAAGGCTTATTTTGGAAACGGTGTCATTTTTGGGATTAGGGCTAATTGCCTAGTGAGTCCCTCATATTTTAGTGAGCATTTCAATTAggctcaaaattttttatttatttataaattaaccctaaattttttaattaaatttaattttaattcccttttgatatatatttaatttattttaaaaactatatgtattatttatttctataaaCATTACTCACAtgtaaatagtatatatattatttatatattatctatcatattgtttatattattatatattttgtttataaattttattatatgttatatattttaccatatattattccttacattacttttattttattataaaatatacattattttattactcATTAATTAcgtatgttttttaaattttttaaaaattattattattaaataaatatgtgtaatATCAATATTTAGCACTTAACATTcttaaaattattatgaaattatgtttctatttagcacattatttttttaatatattaagttattatatcctataatatgatttatatatatattaatcatttaaaaaaaacgtTCTCCTTTATCattcttatattattttaaatatttttaaatatctttatttttatttttttgacttatattttatatgtttataatttgtttatttatttattttttattttttaatattgttttagtaggttaaatttttataaaatttttgttattttatgttattgtttttacatattcgcatgaaaattaattatttatgttgatttaagttacatttgcatgaaatattattgtatatatatattatgcaatttatattgttatattcaTTATGCTCTATGTTGTATTTTGCATGTAACGATGATGCATGTATATTTATGTTAACTATGATCATATATGCATAAAATGATAatgtatattgtgtaatttatgtcattatttatcattttttatattatatttgcataGAATGATAAAGTAGGTACCATGTaggttaatttatttaatatcgaTCCTTTGTAATAAGTTCAACGCATTATCACTTTAAAGAACTTTTATATTTCATTCGAtccaaaagaatttaaaaagtaAGGCAATGTTTTTTGGTACTTAGAAATtcgggaagtagtgccctaacatgctgggttgcgatttcccgtttgtctaaatgcctaaaatatctttctaaataagttttgaaaatcacaagatgatttcagttacgaaagtttaagaatatcgtgtccaatcatgctggatgtgatgtctATATTCTTTCAAAGCGAAagaatcttaaattttaattcaaattattacggttttttttaaaaagagatcttatttctagattctttcaaacttttgacattaagacaaaactattcaatttggtaccaattttgggcgttgcgagggtgctaacccttcctcgtatgtaaccgtctcccgagcccgttttctcataatttcgtagactaaaatgttttataaggtgacCCAATCATACTTTAAAatgttggtggcgactcccgttttcaaaatACCCTCCCCTTTTAAAAagaggtttcgacagcttggtgactccactggggaaaataagagagtcaagccaagaaattgattattttctgtcttaatgttggaagtttggaaaattttacatatattgatctttttacatgtgtttgctgcatatgtttgttatcTTGTTTCTGCACATATTGTATTTGTATGACcgctgtggtcacacccttaagtgggagtgagaaactacgctttcgtgaggttttcacctccgtatgggctagtggattgcttccaggatacatctgtacctatgtcttcgtaagATTTTCATAtccgtatggccatagggaaatgtgttcccctgaaccgaacttggtccacatgagcctataatgggtgaggaccgaggaatctgctggttcaggtacccttgctTTAGAACTGAAAcgcatatagtgaactttaagtgcttacTCAAGGCTTTAGTAAGCTATCCTTATAAGTGTTTGTTTGTTATAGTTTTATATGATATTGACTTactttattttgctatcattacATGTCACTCAACATttaaaggtgtcgattcacggttcgatttctagattagaaagttttgtaatgaggaatGAATATCTTAATATAGTGGAGGACAACGCTTCTGTCTGTGCATGGTCAGAGGAAACCCAGTTAGCGAAAGGGGATAGTGTCACTGAGGGGTATACGTCAGAGTTGTGTGACTTCACTCGTATCAGTTCAACACAGAATGAATTTCAGGAGTTGAAGGACATTTGGGCTCAATGGGATGACGAGGCGAAGCAGCTGTTCTACCAGATTTATGGAGATCTTCCCTATTTGCTAGGTATCGAGGTGGATAAGCATCTGTTTCAAACTATGGTACAGTTTTGGAACCCCGCCTATAGTTGTTTTACATTTGGAGAGGTGGATTTAGTACCTAGTTTGGAGGAATACACGACCTTAATTCGCTGTCCAAAAATTCAAGGTAACAAAGCTTATGTTAGGGCTACTAATCCCCCAACTTTTGTGAAAAAATTAATGATGATTACAGGGGTGAGTGAACAGTGGGTCGTAGCTCGAATCCAACAAAAGGGTGATAGCAAATGCATTCCATGGGCAAGTTTGAGGGATTTTATATTGGCACACCCAGATATAAAGAAGAGGGTTGATGTCTTGGCCTTAAGTATGTATGGATTggtaattttcccaaaagctatGGGGCACATAAATGAGGCAGTTGTAGATTTATTCGATCGAATTAGTAAACAGAACACACTTGTGCCTGCAATCCTAGCCGAGACGTTTAGATCCttgagtgcatgtcgg
It includes:
- the LOC121210073 gene encoding uncharacterized protein encodes the protein MRNEYLNIVEDNASVCAWSEETQLAKGDSVTEGYTSELCDFTRISSTQNEFQELKDIWAQWDDEAKQLFYQIYGDLPYLLGIEVDKHLFQTMVQFWNPAYSCFTFGEVDLVPSLEEYTTLIRCPKIQGNKAYVRATNPPTFVKKLMMITGVSEQWVVARIQQKGDSKCIPWASLRDFILAHPDIKKRVDVLALSMYGLVIFPKAMGHINEAVVDLFDRISKQNTLVPAILAETFRSLSACRRAGEGKQQLPPMRDDITEESFDWVPLPGIWGVVGYAPLLVLRQYKAEQFIPATQGLAQSDFSYKGDHYKKKMREIVEAWKKVCYVKILTKGPMTTLEYKGWFSNGVNDNTPRPSLEAARSMEESLRVIPTELEVIKQEFERKNLELGRKIERLEEEKMYLSLDVDVHRIEVEKERKEKRKIEEDRDDLKT